In Candidatus Jidaibacter acanthamoeba, the following are encoded in one genomic region:
- a CDS encoding ankyrin repeat domain-containing protein — GQGSEEVIDALLIALKDENEDVRQEAAESLGKIGQGSEKVIDALLIALKDENEYVRRYAAKSLVSLYNNDSMVARVIAKQAVDNDLISKIIRNSDSFKLALFCYKHSSKEEWLSRILINMMYEKVGLILNSNGRLKLISGKDKEEIPINNQQTTLLLSKLVMQKAEIRMPEIAALKATSQRAPKASVILPDKRREIFEAIYENNQSVLNSLISNDTDINARDLIGDTPVHCAIRISSDNELIKILIRGGVNLNAINNESYTPFDLAVKLGRIDVANYIENKIILGRISKKGNFSKGIRKAIADGTYSLCQDKYSNCGESYRKAISLSIEEDNQVALCYVLIKAGDYFLHPGKEDYRSASLCYSMARGIAERYFEVNDILNKRFFDHKQEYLETKYLRSIGNNIKPVIRSQEYKQNLKEIRKDCRRSLEQNVDIKSILERNTASMIKLTAKIIEDCMKLLGAPPCEYSIIGLGSMSRGEMALYSDIEYAIIVEDKSYNEYFYQLARLFEIKIVSIGETSPNTEVGKVVGSEVLLDFMRNGYSIDAVNLSPNFGLNTREKASNLINTVEGLISLQHDMDVILPNALRTVCLIYGSKKLLNSYEAAVRNFTLNKSFGKEQAIELLKGDLEQYAPKYNDSNLIDDFDAKNDFYRLPSNLARYLSLYYGLEGKNSWDSLEKLRRGKYISELGYTRIKSVLEFAAGMRIKTHLYYEEEKERVYHQGDEKSTKIKYKLSQQEELELEIKYKVLIAIGEGIKEFVNNRNSRNFKYEERGIERIKERSVLNRILESETSEEINLKRVVSQGREESLFIKGKEDNLVKKLRKAVKCNNITEVGRVVQEGADINCRLMEDGRTALHITSINGNMEIIKFLTENKAQVNIQDIKGRTPLHLAAKYNQVEVVKLLLERGANKEVRDNSDKVAKDYAPSSSHQLKLLLEFQGKERTK, encoded by the coding sequence GGGCAAGGAAGTGAGGAAGTAATTGATGCACTACTCATAGCTCTAAAGGATGAAAATGAAGATGTAAGGCAAGAAGCAGCAGAGAGTTTAGGTAAGATAGGGCAAGGAAGTGAGAAAGTAATTGATGCACTACTCATAGCTCTAAAGGATGAAAATGAATATGTAAGGCGATATGCAGCAAAGAGTTTAGTAAGTTTATATAATAATGACAGCATGGTAGCGAGGGTTATTGCTAAGCAGGCTGTAGATAATGACTTGATTAGTAAGATTATAAGAAACTCTGATTCATTTAAGCTAGCCCTTTTTTGTTATAAGCATAGTTCTAAAGAAGAGTGGCTTAGCAGAATATTAATTAATATGATGTATGAGAAGGTTGGCTTAATCCTTAATAGTAATGGTAGGCTTAAGCTAATATCAGGTAAGGACAAAGAAGAAATACCCATAAACAATCAACAAACAACCTTACTTCTTAGCAAATTAGTGATGCAGAAAGCTGAAATAAGGATGCCTGAGATAGCAGCACTAAAAGCGACGAGCCAGCGAGCCCCTAAAGCCTCCGTAATACTACCCGATAAGCGAAGAGAAATATTTGAAGCAATATATGAAAATAACCAGTCTGTATTAAACAGCTTAATAAGTAATGATACAGATATTAATGCAAGAGATTTGATAGGCGATACGCCGGTTCATTGTGCGATAAGAATCAGCTCGGATAATGAGCTGATTAAAATATTGATTAGGGGAGGAGTTAACTTAAATGCGATTAATAATGAAAGTTATACACCATTTGATTTAGCGGTTAAGTTAGGTAGGATTGATGTAGCAAACTATATAGAAAATAAAATAATATTAGGAAGGATTAGCAAGAAAGGTAACTTTAGCAAGGGAATAAGAAAGGCAATAGCTGACGGGACTTATAGTTTATGTCAGGATAAATATAGTAACTGCGGGGAGAGTTACAGGAAAGCAATAAGTTTGAGCATAGAAGAAGATAATCAGGTAGCACTTTGCTATGTGTTAATCAAAGCTGGAGATTACTTCTTACATCCTGGTAAGGAGGATTATAGATCAGCAAGTTTATGTTATAGCATGGCAAGAGGTATAGCAGAGAGGTATTTCGAAGTTAATGACATATTAAACAAAAGGTTTTTTGATCATAAACAGGAATATTTAGAAACAAAGTACCTAAGGAGTATAGGTAACAATATAAAGCCGGTAATAAGATCCCAAGAGTATAAGCAGAATTTAAAGGAAATAAGAAAAGATTGTAGAAGGAGTTTAGAGCAAAATGTCGATATAAAAAGCATATTGGAAAGGAATACAGCATCTATGATTAAGCTTACTGCTAAAATTATAGAAGATTGTATGAAGTTATTAGGGGCGCCTCCATGTGAATATAGCATTATAGGGCTAGGATCAATGAGTCGTGGAGAGATGGCATTATACTCTGATATTGAGTATGCAATAATTGTGGAGGATAAAAGTTATAATGAATATTTTTACCAGCTCGCTAGGTTATTTGAAATAAAGATAGTTAGTATAGGAGAGACCAGCCCAAATACTGAGGTAGGAAAGGTAGTGGGATCTGAGGTGCTGCTTGATTTTATGAGGAACGGTTATTCCATTGATGCAGTGAATCTTTCTCCTAACTTTGGACTAAATACAAGAGAAAAAGCCAGTAACTTAATTAATACAGTAGAAGGTTTGATTAGCTTACAACATGATATGGATGTTATATTACCCAATGCTTTAAGGACAGTTTGTCTAATTTATGGAAGTAAAAAGTTATTAAACAGTTATGAAGCAGCAGTCAGAAACTTTACACTGAACAAAAGTTTTGGAAAAGAACAGGCAATAGAATTATTGAAAGGAGATCTTGAGCAGTATGCTCCTAAGTATAATGATAGTAATTTAATAGATGACTTTGATGCTAAAAATGATTTTTATAGGTTACCAAGTAATCTTGCTAGATACTTATCTCTATATTACGGGCTTGAAGGAAAGAATAGTTGGGATAGTTTAGAGAAATTAAGAAGAGGAAAATATATAAGTGAATTAGGCTATACACGAATAAAGAGTGTATTAGAGTTTGCTGCGGGCATGCGAATAAAAACACATTTATATTATGAAGAAGAGAAGGAAAGAGTATATCACCAGGGAGATGAGAAGAGTACGAAAATAAAGTATAAATTAAGTCAACAAGAAGAATTAGAACTTGAGATCAAATATAAAGTACTAATTGCAATAGGAGAAGGGATAAAAGAGTTTGTTAATAATAGAAATAGCAGAAATTTTAAATATGAAGAAAGAGGTATTGAGAGAATTAAAGAAAGATCGGTATTGAATAGAATTCTGGAAAGTGAAACATCTGAAGAGATTAATCTAAAGAGAGTAGTGAGCCAAGGAAGAGAAGAAAGTTTATTCATTAAAGGAAAAGAAGATAATTTAGTTAAGAAACTACGTAAGGCAGTTAAGTGCAACAATATTACTGAAGTAGGAAGAGTAGTCCAGGAAGGAGCTGATATCAATTGCAGATTAATGGAAGATGGAAGGACTGCTTTACATATTACTTCTATTAACGGGAATATGGAGATAATAAAATTTTTAACAGAAAATAAAGCACAAGTAAACATACAAGACATAAAAGGAAGAACGCCATTACACCTAGCAGCAAAATATAACCAAGTTGAAGTAGTGAAGTTACTTTTAGAGAGAGGTGCGAATAAAGAGGTAAGGGATAATAGCGATAAAGTAGCAAAGGACTATGCACCCTCATCCTCACACCAACTAAAGCTACTATTAGAATTTCAAGGGAAGGAAAGAACAAAATAA